In the Hevea brasiliensis isolate MT/VB/25A 57/8 chromosome 8, ASM3005281v1, whole genome shotgun sequence genome, aactaaGTCTAAaattgaccataaaatgatcaaatgactggtcaaattttattgaccaggaattataaattctggacagcttagaggcaaagggaccagttatggtattttgaccataacttgagttctataactccaaattcagtgattcaaaaactgaaattcaagtttaaacatagaggagcaattgttatgaaggaattgtgactaaatagacatcccaacctagtcaaattcctagataaagataacacatcaacatgaacctaatgaaaggttcatgggaaaaatgctatataggataattaaaatactcataaggataattaaatattaaaaatgatatgaatatgtaaattgggactaatgtcctattaatatgaaattaatagtaccaatgaacagtactaaaaAATATTAACGtcaatagtgctaaaataattaaaaatgtttaattgcctatagtatacctagacttatttatttagttggataaattggtataccatttggggactacagatagcagtactgcctaccgagaaaatcatgaactgacaatatatgtctggtatgattgttctacaggctatatgcctacttactggccattgtgcctactttatttctggctttacaagcctgacagcgggtctcgtgcccgacagctggcctcgtgcctgacagatgtatattgggtagacatatggctgtctaacccgtaaactcccgtgtatccagcttttataatttgttataggtttcttgggcattgataataattaattaatactgaatatacaataagcaaacaggaaagatcccaataatgttaattgtttccaaagagcaataaaaatgtaaaagacctagaaattatgatttgcagatattaattcaattgtttaattattgttattataaattatgcaccactaagcgttatgcttagcgcattggttttccatcgcgtaggtactgaagatcagcagctgccacagtagtattcgaacagagttccgaccagatctgccaccgactagagtcacctcaccagttttttgtattttggtagggcccatgtatagactagtattttggttcattatgtttagtcatgatgtaattactagtttatgatgtatttcattttagacttgtaattaaactttgagattgaaatgaaaacttgtaatttattatctatgaatttctatatgaatgcaatagataatacttcatttttagatctcataaataattgtaaatgatatgatacatgagaatatgatatggaaatgtgtgaaatgaatatggacatgctaacaggtgattagtggaaccgccagatgctaataaaataagggaggctctgtccgggtctccacagaaataagataaaaaaaaaaaaattttctacacatagaatacatgttttaaatgacatcaaaagtttacaatagatatgataaaacaagatagggtgctccggcaccgaatgtggcacttcttgctcggctatacggtagacgggtaaggggcgtcacaatttATAAAAAAGgcataatgaaaaaaaaattaatggtatATTTCCTTTCCGCCTAATTTGAATAGAAAACAAAATGATTCAAATGATTTTtcacaaaattttttataattttattttctttcttataaaatatggaaatcagactttttatttttcattttcttttatttctatcaataaaataagagaattgtCTATTTTCTCTTTTCATACTGTTTCCTCTCTTTTTTCTGTCTTATAAAATATGTCGTTATGATTTGTGTTAAATTAACGTTTCGAGtctttgtattttaaaaaataaattattttttttttatttttttatataattgacTTCAATCgagatttaaatttgaaaattttataattttagagaTGACTCTAATTCTATTGACCAtaacttataaatatttaaatttcatgttttttcattatttttgtcgatataatcaataattaataaattaaaaggtGAGCGgtaaataaaaatattcataataataaaatttaagcgTAAGATGGTAATTATCGTAAGATATTAATGTATTTTTAAGTTAAGGAAATCAATGGAAAGTTGAaactatataataaaattaaaactaaaaaaaaaaaatctattgaaTAATTGAACCGTCAGGTCGACTGAGTCATATTGAATTGCTTTTTTATCTGGTTCAATAATAAACTTAGACTAATTTAAAGGCTGATTCATTGGTTTACCAGTTCAATCGGCGGGTTTGAACCAAATTTAACAACTATGCATTTATATCTAAATTAAGAGATTTGCAAATAAGAAAAATGCTTCATTTGTGGtctaatttaagaattttaactcTTAAATAATAAGGTGAGAAgtcaattcattttatttttataagttaTGTTATCCCTTGttatttttgttattaatttGGCTTCGATTGTGATTTGAATTtgagattttatatttttaaagacAATTGCAATACTATTGAATTAAAGTTGGTTAATTGCTAACCCTTGGTTTAGtgctttataatttttatattagaaATGGTGGTTTCAGAGAAATAAGGAGAATGGTAAGGAGTTGGTTGCTCACTCTTTCAACTCCCTGGACACATATACAAAAGGAAAGAGTCAAATGTATAGAAATGAAAAAACAAAGCATATAGTCTCTAACCATGTTGCCGCAAACAAAGGTTCTCCAAGAAATCTCAGATGTGAAGATAATGCTCCCAAGCCACACACAAGTCCTAAGCACAGAAAATGGGTGATGACATAGGAGGAAAAAGGAAGGGATGTTAATCTTGttataatctctctctctcttctctctctttacTTTCTTGATGCTTCTAAGTCCCTTTCTCTAGCTTAATTTGCATTCTTGTTCGGGTATCAACTTGCAATTGTAAATTAAGCAGAAGGCTATTCTTGGGAAATGGATGCTGCACAATTTGCCAAACGTGCAATTTGCCAGAATGATATCTTTAACTTTAACCCAATAATAACAACAGGAATGCAGGCAGCTCGTATGCTTGTAATCTCCCGCATTTTTCATCTTATCTTGACACCTTCAGGACAACCAGGACCTGTTGAAAATATTATTGTATGCATTTCCAGTCTTTCTTTGATACAAGAGCAGATTTTGAAGGTTTTTGCAGTACTTCATATGTTGTTATTTTTTTGCTGTTTTGTTTTTCAGGCTGGACTAGTGCTAGGTCCTTCATTGTTGTGCAAAATGAAAAAACTTCAGGAATTCTTTATCCAGTCTTCTTCTATAGAATACTATCAACTTCTGACATTCAATTTTCGAGTCATTTTTATGTTCTTGATTGGTTTGGACACAGATGTTCCTTATATGAGGCGAAATCTGCGTTTGGCAAGCACTCTTGCATTTGAAGGTATAATTGCATTCACCCTTTTTGGAGCAGCTTCTGCAATCGCTATCCTCCGTTTATTGAAGTAAATGGACATTGGTAATTGTTTTTCCATTGATTCTAGCAAATTCAATTGACAAAACTGGATGTTCCCTGCTAACTAACCAGTTATCATCATCCTATACATAAGGTGATCaccaaatgactaaataatttcaaatcagatGATGGTCAATCACTGTATATAACTAATTACTAACTATAGTAGACAATTGGAAATAATATCCCAATCATCCGGTGATAGTGATAGCTCGAACTCACAAGAATTCTCATTCAGATATTTGGATACGATGTCCTCTGTGGGTTGTATCTGGATGTCCTCTGTGGGATGTATCTGGATGTCCTCTGGGGGATATATCTGAACAGGTTCAGGCATTGGTGGTGTCATACCAGTAGCATAAGTTCGATAAGATCCATAGTTGGCAGCTGCAAACATTGCTCGTTGAAAATTGGCAGCTTCTAACATTGCTTGGTGATGATCATAATTGTTGATTGGAACATAAGGAGGATTTTCATAAAATGCACTTGGATTCTCTTGGATTGGGATTGAAACAATTTGCTTATTGTCATTAAGGACGTTTGTGTAGGCTGGAGGATCGCTATTTTTGTCAACATCCCTAACAACATCAGCAGTTTGATCATCTAACTCTGCAGATTGTTCCTCATTTGAAAGTcgacttctcaaattgtctttcgCATCCCTCTTATATATCCTGCATAAAACCCAATTATCCAACTGccacagaaaaagaaaagagaattaatcaaacaaaagaaaaattaatgaacaacaaacaagaaatttaaatatttatttaattacccTCATATCATCGGTACTTGTTTTGATTCTTGGAGGGGCATCACTGACCCTATATTCATGCATAATCCAGTTAGTCTTTGTACCATTTGGAGGCTTTCCCATGTAGAAAACAAGTGCCTTCCTATATCCAACCACAGCACCCTTATATTTAACAGCTTTATCCGCTCCAGTTGCCTTCCAGTATCCACCACCGGCATCTCGTTTTGGTCTACTTCCATTTGGATATTTCTTGTCCCTTGGAGTAAAAAAGTACCATTCTTTCTCCCCACATTGCCAATACTCCTCTGTTCATCAAAACAAGGAATAGGTAAATCCATCGACAAAACATAGATTTAATCATAACATTGCAAAACAAAATCATAgtggaaaagaagaaaaaaaattataaaattgcaaAAACAAAATCATCGCGTAAATATATGTATAAGCATGGAAATAGGTTGTGTTAAAGATCAAAGAACCTGCAAGCTTCTCGGGATTGTACTCATAAAGTTTAACCTCCATGATCTTGTTTGGAGGCAAGGGTTGATTGGCTATCTTGTTTTTCAAGTAATGAACGACAAGCTCTCCGTCCAAAGGGCGAAACCTATACCCGGGTGGAAAAGaattaaaataatcaatatcaatgAAGTTCTTTCTGTTGTTGTCATTGATGGGGTCTGTTCGAGGTTGACGAGTAGCGGTAACAGAAGCATTGGACTGCTGCTGTGTCACCTCCATAATTGGACTCTTGCGAGGAATTTTTTCCCGAGAAGGCTGATGCAAGCTAACGTAAAAGTATTGAAATTCTCTCTCCCTCAACTTTCTCTCATTTATATGAATAGActtctaataaaaattaaaataaccctAAAAGATAGATTTTCAAGACTTAGTATTTATCTATTCTTATTAGAAACCCAGTTTGAAACTAGATAAGTGTGGGGCAGACACAAGTTTTATTAATATCTGATAAACCAATCAAACTTCTAAGATTATTTAAAACATTATCTACATAccatctttcattttattttatattttaaattttaataattatatattttaagataaaattatttagttaagtattatttaatagtattaattataaccagaaaaaaataattaaaatgaaatttaagattattatatttataaattatatcattacaccttatgatatggatatggatatttatgaattatatatgtcaaaaattttaaatatatatatataatttattaaaaattaaatttcaaatgttatatcttttaaattctaaatatttttttttcaaataaaattatcatttaaaCATTATCTATTActatctttcattttattttatatttcaaatttcaaaCATTACAtcttttaaattctaaatattttattttttaaataaaattatcatttaaaCATTATCTATTActatctttcattttattttatatttcaaataattatatattatgatAATTTAGCATTACAGAAAATAAAAGACTAATGataaaaatcaatttattttaattttttattttaaaattaattttaaattattttaaaaaattaaatttataatttatataaatttacattttgtgactgtaatggcctggcccactagtgatattatccgctctaggccgaagccctcacggttttaaaacgcgtcaataggggttacaaaccatcaacttatatacccagcatctctcccgtgttttgtcgatgtgggatttgcctagggtgttacaatccaccccccttatgggactcagcgtcctcgctgaggtttgccccaccatcgttcaaggttgcacgcgaaccaggctctgataccacaaatgtaatggcccggcccactagtgatattatccgctctaggccgaagccctcacggttttaaaacgcgtcaatagaggTTACAAACTATCAACTTatatacccagcatctctcccgtgttttgtcgatatgggatttgcctagggtgttacagtgacaccctatcttgttttatcatatctattgtaaacttttgatgtcatttaaaacatgtattctatgtgtagaaatttttttttttaatatcttatttctgtggagacccggtgtaacaccctaggcaaatcccacatcggcaaaacacgggagagatgctgggtttataagttggtggttcgtaacccctagtgacgcgttttaaaaccgtgagggcttcggcccagagcggacaatatcactagtgggctgggccatcacatttgtggtatcagagctgctccgcgtgcaaccttgaacgatggtggggcaaacctcagcgaagaCGCTGAGtaccataaggggggtggattgtaacaccctaggcaaatcccacatcgacaaaacacgggagagatgctgggtttataagatggaggttcctaacccccatagtgacgcgttttaaaaccgtgagggcttcggcccaaagcggacaatatcactagtgggccgagccgttacatttgtggtatcagagccgctccgcgtgcaatcttgaacgatggtggggcaaacctcagcgaggacgctgagtcccataaggggggtggattgtaacaccctaggcaaatcccacatcgacaaaacatgggagagatgctgggtttataagttggtggttcgtaacccctagtgacgcgttttaaaaccgtgagggcttcggcccagagcggacaatatcactagtgggccaggccattacacccggacagagcctcccttattttattagcatctggcaggttccactaatcacctgttaatatgtccatattcatttcacacatttccatatcatattctcatgtatcatatcatttacaattatttatgagatctaaaaatgaagtattatctattgcattcatatagaaattcatagataataaattacaagttttcatttcaatctcaaagtttaattacaagtttaaaatgaaatacatcataaactagtaattacatcatgactaaacataatgaaccaaaatactagtctatacatgggccctaccaaaatacaaaagactggtgaggtgactctagtcggtggcagatctggtcggaacacTGTTCGAATACTACTATGGCGGCTgctaatcttcagtacctacgcgatggaaaaccaacgcgctaagcataacgcttagtggtgcataatttataataacaataattaaacaattgaattaatatttacaaatcataaattctgggtcttttacatttttttattacactttggaaacaattaaaattattgggatctttcctgtttacttattgtatattcagtattaattaattattatcaatgcccaagaaacctataacaaattataaaagctggatacacgggagtatacgggttagacagccatatgtctaccctgtatacatctgtcaggcacgaggccagctgtcgggcacgagacccgctgtcaggcttgtaaagccagaaataaagtaggcacaatggccagtaagtaggcatatagcctgtagaacaatcataccaaacatatattgtcagttcatgattttctcggtaggcagtactgctatctatagtccctaattggtataccaatttatccaaactaaataaataagtctaaatatactatgggcaattaaacatttttaattaatttagcactattcactgttactattttctagtactgttcactagtaccattaatttcatattaataggacattagtcccaatttacatattcatatcatttttaatatttaattatccttatgagtattttaattatcatatatagcatttttcccatgaacctttctttaagttcatgttgatgtgttatctttatctaggaatttgactaggttaggatgtctatttagtcacactttcttcataacaattgctcctctatgtttaaacttgaatttcagtttttgaatcactgaatttggagttgtagaactcaagttatggtcaaaataccataactggtccctttgcctctaagctgtccagaatttacaattcctggtcaataaattttgaccagtcatttgatcattttatggtaatttttagacttaggttccttcacaagatttgttcctctatgtcttagggactccgaggtacaatttcataatttttcaagcttggtatagtgagttatagtcagtgtattaacctggactctcagtcctataagggcaataaccaacttaagggcagtatgtttgaccctctttttagggtctttacacttagaatttggcaaaggtgtctaaatcaatattgtagccctaagtatcatgtttccagatcatattggacatctcaaatggaatttcctagtgggagttatggccaaatgaacacacaggtatcaaatggcattctgggtttaacttaacattttctagatttcaattcttaactttggctaatatttttcctaggatgcaatggtttctagagtttgctcaaaacataaaaattgttgtgctatgtcttataaaacttttggaactagtttcactcaatttgcagctttggagaccaagttatggcatttttgccaaaactggtcaagcataccaaaggaacagtattttggacaatttccgggttggcagttttagtgactcaacttgtgctaacaatttgaattggttaaaggcaaaactcggttaagtggtcttcatgaaaagtgtatccctatgtctaaactttccatgggtaaaattttaggtcatttggaccagtatagagagagttatgactaaatgaacacgtactgttcatttggttattttctgggttggcagtttcagtgacccaacttgtgctaacaatttgaatttgttaaaggcaaaactgggttaagtggtcttcatgaaaagtgtagctctatgtctaaaatttccatgggtaaaatgttaggttatttggaccagtgtagagagagttatgaccaaatgaacacgtactgttcatttggtcattttctgggttggcagtttcagtaacCTAATttctgctaacaatttgaatttgttaaaggcaaaactggtttAAGTGGTCcgcatgaaaagtgtatccctatgtctaaacttttcatgggtgaaattttaggtcatttggaccagtatagagagagttatgaccaaatgaacacgtactgttcatttggtcattttctgggttggcagtttcagtaacccaatttttgctaacaatttgaatttgttaaaggcaaaactgggttaagtggtctgcatgaaaagtgtagccctatgtttaaactttccatgggtaaaattttaggtcatttggcccagtatagagagagttatgaccaaatgaacacgtattgttcatttagtcatttctcaAGTTAGGTgcaggaaatccgaatttgggcgatttagctcaagttttggacagaatttgggcatggtttcttcatggaaaatgggttattttgggtctagtttcacctccaattggcctcataccaattggggtcacacaatttcatttatggcctaaaatgtacactgccctcaagaaacacaacctgcagaaaattaacacttccaaaactcaatctcctccaacttccttacttcaatttgcatgcaatacacttctataagcaacaatctcatcccaataggtcaatttcaacattttacacaaagtcctcaacatttacacaaaccctagttttcaaagtttcaaatttacacaaacactacacaatcaaacacccaaacatttcaactaattacacattctcatggaaccatttttcatcacttaaaagcaataaacttc is a window encoding:
- the LOC131182415 gene encoding NAC transcription factor 32-like; its protein translation is MEVTQQQSNASVTATRQPRTDPINDNNRKNFIDIDYFNSFPPGYRFRPLDGELVVHYLKNKIANQPLPPNKIMEVKLYEYNPEKLAEEYWQCGEKEWYFFTPRDKKYPNGSRPKRDAGGGYWKATGADKAVKYKGAVVGYRKALVFYMGKPPNGTKTNWIMHEYRVSDAPPRIKTSTDDMRLDNWVLCRIYKRDAKDNLRSRLSNEEQSAELDDQTADVVRDVDKNSDPPAYTNVLNDNKQIVSIPIQENPSAFYENPPYVPINNYDHHQAMLEAANFQRAMFAAANYGSYRTYATGMTPPMPEPVQIYPPEDIQIHPTEDIQIQPTEDIVSKYLNENSCEFELSLSPDDWDIISNCLL